One genomic region from Phocoena sinus isolate mPhoSin1 chromosome 3, mPhoSin1.pri, whole genome shotgun sequence encodes:
- the TLX3 gene encoding T-cell leukemia homeobox protein 3 — protein MEAPASAQTPHPHEPISFGIDQILNSPDQDSAPAPRGPDGANYLGGPPGGRPGATYPSLPTSFAGLGAPFEDAGSYSVNLSLAPAGVIRVPAHRPLPGAVPPPLPSALPAMPSVPTVSSLGGLNFPWMESSRRFVKDRFTAAAALTPFTVTRRIGHPYQNRTPPKRKKPRTSFSRVQICELEKRFHRQKYLASAERAALAKSLKMTDAQVKTWFQNRRTKWRRQTAEEREAERQQASRLMLQLQHDAFQKSLNDSIQPDPLCLHNSSLFALQNLQPWEEDSSKVPAVTSLV, from the exons ATGGAGGCGCCAGCCAGCGCGCAGACCCCGCACCCGCACGAGCCCATCAGCTTCGGCATCGACCAGATCCTCAACAGCCCGGACCAGGACAGCGCGCCAGCCCCGCGGGGCCCCGACGGCGCCAACTACCTGGGAGGGCCCCCCGGGGGCCGTCCGGGCGCCACATACCCGTCTCTGCCCACCTCCTTTGCCGGCCTCGGCGCGCCCTTCGAGGACGCGGGATCTTACAGTGTCAACCTGAGCCTGGCGCCCGCCGGCGTGATCCGAGTGCCAGCGCACAGGCCGCTGCCCGGGGCCGTGCCGCCGCCTCTGCCTAGCGCGCTGCCTGCCATGCCCTCCGTGCCCACGGTCTCCAGCCTGGGCGGCCTCAATTTCCCCTGGATGGAGAGCAGCCGCCGCTTCGTAAAAGACCGTTTCACAG CGGCGGCGGCGCTCACGCCCTTCACCGTGACCCGGCGCATCGGCCACCCTTACCAGAACAGGACGCCGCCCAAGCGTAAGAAGCCGCGTACATCCTTTTCTCGGGTGCAGATCTGCGAGCTGGAAAAGCGCTTCCACCGCCAGAAGTATCTGGCCTCGGCCGAGAGGGCGGCGCTCGCTAAGTCCCTCAAAATGACGGACGCGCAGGTCAAGACCTGGTTCCAAAACCGGAGGACCAAGTGGCG GCGGCAGACGGCGGAGGAGCGGGAGGCGGAGCGGCAGCAGGCAAGTCGGCTCATGCTGCAGCTGCAACACGACGCCTTCCAAAAGAGCCTCAACGACTCTATCCAGCCCGACCCGCTCTGTCTGCACAACTCTTCGCTGTTTGCTCTGCAGAATCTGCAGCCCTGGGAGGAGGATAGCTCCAAGGTCCCCGCCGTCACCTCTCTGGTGTGA